A stretch of Arachis hypogaea cultivar Tifrunner chromosome 15, arahy.Tifrunner.gnm2.J5K5, whole genome shotgun sequence DNA encodes these proteins:
- the LOC112749107 gene encoding uncharacterized protein — protein sequence MAILQQQNEEIAQKRILAKQKAKARQSRPKTQKKDYVESFGSSGGLLLIRDDEFFKIRNSYKGERWLCVEGVIMKNNYNCAFILVYGALDRNEKLVMWEELCYIAGLCQVSCCFMGDFNEFVQVAERRGTDRLTPSAEEFKSWVHDMGLVDLPITDRKFTWFRGRSCSRIDRALVSVEWLEEFSETRLRGVPRGLSDHCPIIVEDKRIRDGPRPFRSLDSWFTHDGFLRMVKEEWRGLGGVQFTDKLKTLTIPLGRWHKANFGHMDKKILKFEEEIKKIDDMVGEGIYDGTVEARRRALIACCEKWYVKKELHWKQMSRSRHVRDIDKNTRYFHNLASTRRRNNRIDALVINGRLIWNQAWIKIAIRNFYKDLYHQEEAPMVGFRDGLVEMIDEEDALALEMQPTTEEVREKVWDCESTKAFGSDWHNMNFIKKCWDEIVLSS from the exons ATGGCGATTCTCCAACAACAGAATGAAGAAATTGCGCAGAAGAGAATATTGGCTAAACAGAAGGCAAAAGCTAGACAAAGTAGACCCAAAACTCAAAAAAAG GATTATGTTGAGTCTTTTGGTTCTTCTGGTGGGCTGCTACTAATAAGGGATGAtgagttttttaaaattagaaattctTATAAAGGTGAGAGATGGTTGTGTGTTGAAGGGGTTATAATGAAGAATAACTACAATTGTGCTTTTATTTTGGTTTATGGTGCACTTGATAGAAATGAGAAGCTTGTTATGTGGGAGGAGCTGTGCTACATAGCCGGTTTATGTCAGGTTTCCTGCTGTTTCATGGGGGACTTTAATGAATTTGTACAAGTGGCAGAAAGACGCGGCACTGATAGATTAACCCCGTCGGCGGAAGAGTTCAAGAGCTGGGTACATGACATGGGTTTGGTAGACTTGCCAATTACAGATCGTAAGTTTACATGGTTCAGAGGACGATCTTGTAGTCGTATTGATAGGGCACTGGTAAGCGTGGAATGGCTTGAGGAATTTTCGGAGACTCGACTACGAGGTGTCCCAAGGGGTTTGTCTGACCACTGTCCTATTATAGTGGAAGATAAGAGGATCAGAGATGGACCGAGACCGTTCAGAAGTCTTGACTCATGGTTTACGCATGATGGTTTCCTGAGGATGGTAAAGGAGGAATGGAGAGGATTAGGCGGCGTGCAATTCACAGATAAATTGAAGACTCTGACAATTCCACTGGGGAGATGGCATAAAGCCAATTTTGGCCACATGGACAAGAAAATTCtgaagtttgaggaagagattAAGAAGATTGATGACATGGTGGGTGAAGGGATTTATGATGGAACGGTGGAGGCAAGAAGGAGGGCGCTTATAGCATGCTGTGAGAAATGGTATGTGAAAAAAGAACTACATTGGAAACAGATGTCACGCTCAAGACATGTGAGGGATATTGATAAGAACACGAGGTACTTCCACAACCTAGCTTCGACAAGAAGGAGAAACAACAGGATTGATGCACTGGTCATTAATGGAAGACTGATATGGAATCAAGCTTGGATTAAGATTGCGATTAGGAATTTCTACAAGGACTTGTATCATCAGGAGGAGGCTCCAATGGTGGGGTTCAGAGACGGGCTGGTGGAAATGATCGATGAAGAGGATGCTTTGGCTTTGGAGATGCAACCGACTACTGAGGAGGTTAGGGAAAAAGTATGGGATTGTGAATCTACCAAGGCTTTTGGAAGTGATTGGCACaacatgaacttcataaagaagTGTTGGGATGAAATTGTCCTGAGTTCATGA